A region of Zeugodacus cucurbitae isolate PBARC_wt_2022May chromosome 5, idZeuCucr1.2, whole genome shotgun sequence DNA encodes the following proteins:
- the LOC128922248 gene encoding loricrin-like isoform X2, producing MKLFVVATLALVAFASADVSHLSRSYLPPSHGGHGHGHGHGPAPAPAPEYLPPSSNYGGPSYSSGGAGGSYSSGGAGGSYSSGGAGGSYSSGGSYSSGGAPGPSNEYLPPVQSYSPPAPVYSAPAPAPVYSGPSYSSGGSGGGYSSGNAGGYSSGGAGGYSSGGAGGAGGYSSGGDGGSYYNGGAGGYSSGRPAGPVSGGGHSSGGSYSSGGSGYSAPSNEYLPPSQSYSPPAPVYSAPAPAPVYSGPSYSSGGSGGGYSSGGAGGYSSGGAGGYSSGGAGGYSSGGAGGAGGSYYNGDAGGYSSGRPSGPSGGSSYSGGDAGTQYGSNGGYIYRRK from the exons ATG AAACTCTTCGTTGTCGCCACTCTTGCGTTGGTCGCCTTCGCTTCGGCTGATGTGAGCCATTTGTCGAGATCATACCTGCCACCCAGCCATGGTGGTCATGGTCATGGTCATGGTCACGGTCCCGCACCGGCTCCAGCACCTGAATACTTGCCACCTTCTTCCAACTATGGTGGTCCATCATACTCTTCGGGTGGTGCTGGCGGTTCTTACTCTTCCGGTGGTGCTGGTGGTTCTTACTCTTCAGGTGGTGCTGGTGGCTCATACTCCTCAGGTGGTTCATACTCCTCAGGCGGTGCTCCTGGTCCATCAAACGAATACTTGCCACCTGTGCAAAGCTACTCACCACCTGCCCCAGTCTACTCTGCACCAGCTCCAGCTCCAGTCTACTCTGGCCCATCATACTCTTCAGGCGGTAGCGGCGGTGGATACTCCAGCGGTAATGCCGGTGGTTACTCAAGCGGCGGTGCTGGCGGTTACTCAAGTGGTGGTGCCGGTGGTGCTGGTGGATACTCTAGCGGCGGTGACGGTGGCTCTTACTACAACGGCGGTGCTGGTGGTTACTCTAGCGGTCGTCCAGCTGGCCCAGTATCTGGCGGTGGTCACTCCAGCGGCGGATCTTACTCCAGCGGTGGTTCCGGATACTCTGCTCCATCCAACGAATACTTGCCACCTTCCCAAAGCTACTCTCCACCTGCCCCAGTTTACTCTGCACCAGCTCCAGCTCCAGTCTACTCTGGTCCATCTTACTCCTCAGGCGGTAGCGGCGGTGGATACTCCAGCGGTGGTGCCGGTGGTTACTCAAGCGGCGGTGCTGGC GGTTACTCAAGCGGCGGTGCTGGCGGCTACTCAAGCGGCGGTGCTGGTGGTGCCGGTGGCTCTTACTATAACGGCGATGCTGGTGGTTACTCTAGCGGTCGTCCATCTGGCCCCTCAGGCGGTTCATCGTACTCTGGCGGGGATGCTGGCACTCAGTATGGCTCCAACGGTGGCTACATCTACAGAAGGAAGTAA
- the LOC114803590 gene encoding myosin heavy chain IB, with protein MFTKLLFFHALVALAVADVSHLSRAYLPPHPAPTQHIVQNHESAKPQQPQVQHDEASPVQLDVILLDESAHDNSHALRDVEQSLENEPVATTQQSATKDNASSESSSDPFFQPGFGGFPGAGFPPGYGGPTYPGQGFPGQGFPGQGFPGQGFPGQGFPGQGFPGAGFPGQGFPGQGIPGAGFPGQGFPGQGFPGQGFPGQGFPGQGFPGQGFPGAGFPGQGFPGQGFPGQGFPGQGFPGAGFPGQGFPGAGFPGQGFPGLPYQTASQQQSTGGFNTPQPVAGLNNRAQIRRIASDTVYGANGGYVYDKPK; from the exons ATG TTCACCAAATTACTGTTCTTCCACGCTTTGGTTGCTTTGGCCGTCGCTGATGTCAGCCATTTGTCCCGCGCTTACTTGCCGCCACACCCTGCGCCAACACAGCACATTGTACAAAACCATGAAAGCGCAAAACCGCAACAACCACAAGTGCAACACGATGAAGCTTCACCAGTTCAATTGGATGTTATCCTACTTGACGAGTCGGCGCATGACAACTCACATGCTTTAAGAGATGTTGAGCAATCGCTAGAAAACGAGCCCgttgcaacaacacaacaaagcgCCACAAAAGATAATGCCTCTAGTGAATCCTCTAGCGATCCCTTCTTTCAACCTGGTTTTGGTGGTTTTCCTGGCGCTGGTTTTCCACCAGGCTATGGTGGACCAACATACCCTGGACAAGGATTCCCAGGACAGGGCTTCCCTGGACAAGGTTTCCCTGGGCAAGGCTTTCCAGGCCAAGGTTTTCCCGGACAAGGCTTTCCCGGTGCAGgcttccctggacaaggatTTCCAGGTCAGGGCATTCCGGGAGCAGGCTTCCCTGGGCAAGGTTTTCCTGGGCAAGGTTTCCCGGGACAAGGTTTCCCTGGACAAGGCTTTCCCGGTCAAGGTTTCCCAGGACAAGGCTTTCCGGGTGCTGGCTTTCCTGGACAGGGCTTCCCTGGTCAAGGCTTCCCAGGACAAGGTTTTCCCGGTCAAGGTTTTCCAGGCGCTGGATTCCCCGGACAAGGCTTTCCAGGAGCTGGGTTCCCCGGTCAAGGTTTTCCAGGTTTACCGTATCAAACAGCATCACAACAACAATCCACCGGCGGTTTCAACACACCACAGCCCGTAGCCGGCCTTAACAATCGCGCGCAAATACGTCGCATAGCCAGCGATACAGTTTATGGCGCAAACGGTGGTTATGTCTATGACAaacccaaataa
- the LOC128922248 gene encoding uncharacterized protein LOC128922248 isoform X1: protein MKLFVVATLALVAFASADVSHLSRSYLPPSHGGHGHGHGHGPAPAPAPEYLPPSSNYGGPSYSSGGAGGSYSSGGAGGSYSSGGAGGSYSSGGSYSSGGAPGPSNEYLPPVQSYSPPAPVYSAPAPAPVYSGPSYSSGGSGGGYSSGNAGGYSSGGAGGYSSGGAGGAGGYSSGGDGGSYYNGGAGGYSSGRPAGPVSGGGHSSGGSYSSGGSGYSAPSNEYLPPSQSYSPPAPVYSAPAPAPVYSGPSYSSGGSGGGYSSGGAGGYSSGGAGGYSSGGAGGAGGYSSGGDGGSYYNGGAGGYSSGRPAGPVSGGGHSSGGSYSSGGAGGASGYSYGGAGGAGGYSSGGAGGYSSGGAGGAGGSYYNGDAGGYSSGRPSGPSGGSSYSGGDAGTQYGSNGGYIYRRK, encoded by the exons ATG AAACTCTTCGTTGTCGCCACTCTTGCGTTGGTCGCCTTCGCTTCGGCTGATGTGAGCCATTTGTCGAGATCATACCTGCCACCCAGCCATGGTGGTCATGGTCATGGTCATGGTCACGGTCCCGCACCGGCTCCAGCACCTGAATACTTGCCACCTTCTTCCAACTATGGTGGTCCATCATACTCTTCGGGTGGTGCTGGCGGTTCTTACTCTTCCGGTGGTGCTGGTGGTTCTTACTCTTCAGGTGGTGCTGGTGGCTCATACTCCTCAGGTGGTTCATACTCCTCAGGCGGTGCTCCTGGTCCATCAAACGAATACTTGCCACCTGTGCAAAGCTACTCACCACCTGCCCCAGTCTACTCTGCACCAGCTCCAGCTCCAGTCTACTCTGGCCCATCATACTCTTCAGGCGGTAGCGGCGGTGGATACTCCAGCGGTAATGCCGGTGGTTACTCAAGCGGCGGTGCTGGCGGTTACTCAAGTGGTGGTGCCGGTGGTGCTGGTGGATACTCTAGCGGCGGTGACGGTGGCTCTTACTACAACGGCGGTGCTGGTGGTTACTCTAGCGGTCGTCCAGCTGGCCCAGTATCTGGCGGTGGTCACTCCAGCGGCGGATCTTACTCCAGCGGTGGTTCCGGATACTCTGCTCCATCCAACGAATACTTGCCACCTTCCCAAAGCTACTCTCCACCTGCCCCAGTTTACTCTGCACCAGCTCCAGCTCCAGTCTACTCTGGTCCATCTTACTCCTCAGGCGGTAGCGGCGGTGGATACTCCAGCGGTGGTGCCGGTGGTTACTCAAGCGGCGGTGCTGGCGGTTACTCAAGTGGTGGTGCCGGTGGTGCTGGTGGATACTCTAGCGGCGGTGACGGTGGTTCTTACTATAACGGCGGTGCTGGTGGTTACTCTAGCGGTCGTCCAGCTGGCCCAGTATCTGGCGGTGGTCACTCCAGCGGCGGATCTTACTCAAGCGGTGGTGCCGGAGGTGCTAGTGGTTACTCATATGGTGGTGCTGGCGGTGCTGGTGGTTACTCAAGCGGCGGTGCTGGCGGCTACTCAAGCGGCGGTGCTGGTGGTGCCGGTGGCTCTTACTATAACGGCGATGCTGGTGGTTACTCTAGCGGTCGTCCATCTGGCCCCTCAGGCGGTTCATCGTACTCTGGCGGGGATGCTGGCACTCAGTATGGCTCCAACGGTGGCTACATCTACAGAAGGAAGTAA
- the LOC105208931 gene encoding uncharacterized protein LOC105208931 isoform X1 — MRRSFCKPSKMLFLVLLPLFCVGGALTQTVHEPMTEHIYFYPRPGDEASHNIYVKPTDLITRHRLQLVTDWPYPGVMGGHVHKPIDLVATAEVSSQPIFFRRRDNLANVKLKPKQNILYLQLPMLTQSNLHNPSESENKVV, encoded by the exons ATGCGCCGGAGTTTTTGTAAGCCGTCAAAG ATGTTGTTCCTCGTTCTATTACCCTTGTTTTGCGTCGGCGGCGCGCTCACCCAAACGGTACACGAACCTATGACCGAGCATATTTACTTTTATCCACGACCCGGCGATGAGGCGTCGCATAATATTTACGTCAAACCCACAGATCTTATAACGCGTCATCGCTTACAGCTTGTAACGGACTGGCCCTATCCGGGCGTTATGGGTGGACATGTACACAAACCCATCGATTTGGTCGCCACCGCCGAGGTTAGCTCGCAGCCCATTTTCTTTCGCCGCCGTGACAATCTCGCCAATGTCAAACTCAAGCCGAAGCAGAATATCTTGTATCTACAATTGCCGATGTTGACACAGAGTAATCTACATAATCCTAGTGAAAGTGAGAATAAAGTTGTATAA
- the LOC105208965 gene encoding uncharacterized protein LOC105208965: MKFFAILSISLVASQIVNADVSHLSNNQYLPPSQHASHGSDDTAIAPYQPPAQQHDQQQHQHPLKSFLPSGIEITRSIPIASFSISNTVPTQSHAQSGAGSYNYQGPQNNNYQAPQNNNYQAPQNNYQPQPQQQSGPQHSAGQQNDGSYNYGSPAPAPAPAPAPVQQSYAVPAPAPAPQNDGSYNYGSPAPAPAPAPAPVQQSYAAPAPAPAPQNDGSYNYGSPAPAPVQQSYAGPAPAPVQQSYAAPAPAPAPQNDGSYNYGSPAPAPAPAPAPVQQSYAAPAPAPHQHSGQQNDGSYNYGSPASAPAPAPVQQSYAAPAPAPAPAPAPAPQYSNGQQNDGSYNYGSPAPAPEQHSYPAPAPALQYSSGQQNDGSYNYGSPAPAPEQQSYAAPAPAPAPAPAPAPAPAPQQHAHQQNDGSYNYGSPAPAPVHQSQLSGPSYPSAPAPAAPSYSAPPQQSYSAPAAPSNEYLPPASAPAPAPEQDHYSAPAPAPQVSNEYLPPAPQPRSYNAPSQQSYSGPAQQNYAAPAPQVSNEYLPPASAPAPQSYSSPQQESHGQHQSGGDDLSHTVVQTSSGYQGENHAAAPSPNQQSYEAPAPAPAPEYLPPQQSYSAPPQQHYSAPPQQSYSGPAQQSYSAPAQQSHSEPAPAPVNQQYLPPTPVQQSLFTPAQGNQGYSSHSHGPAQQSYSAPAQESYSAPAPAPAPVSNEYLPPAPVKQAAPAPAPAPAPAPSPVSHQSYSAPAPAPAPAPVSREYLPPSQQQQSHAGPAQPQVNQQPYTASFPAPAQQSYPSPAPVNNEYLPPVSAPAPAAPSYQAPAAPSYSLPAAPSYSAPAAPSYSAQAGPSYSAPAPAPVSQEYLPPATQSYSAPAPAPVQHSSHSGGAVLSQTVEQTSSGYQSGSNSQSQSPQYETPSAPAVAPQAGPSFHASSHATAAEVSNQDSGTEYGSNVECSQPLTENLNKMKFFIAITFAVIATVAGDASHVANTYLPPSAAASSISSEYLPPSYSSAASAPAPSVIYAAPSSVSYSAQRPAPAASVQRVSYAAPAQSYSAPARSFSSYSAPVAAASAPVSYSAPAVSYSAPAASYSAPARSFSSYSAPVAAASAPVSYSAPAVSYSAPAASYSAPARSFSSYSAPVAAASAPVSYSAPAVSYSAPAASYSAPARSFSSYSAPVAAASAPVSYSAPAVSYSAPAASYSAPARSFSSYSAPVAAASAPVSYSAPAVSYSAPAASYSAPAASYSAPVASASYSVPSYSGVDTAYGANGGYIYRKRR, encoded by the exons ATG aaattttttgcaattctcAGCATATCGCTGGTAGCCAGCCAAATTGTTAACGCCGATGTTAGCCATTTGTCCAACAATCAGTATCTACCACCCAGTCAACATGCCTCCCACGGTTCGGACGATACCGCTATTGCGCCCTACCAACCACCAGCTCAACAACACGAccagcagcaacaccaacacccACTGAAGAGTTTCTTGCCCAGTGGCATTGAGATTACCAGATCAATTCCTATCGCTAGTTTTTCGATAAGCAACACTGTTCCAACGCAATCTCATGCTCAAAGTGGAGCTGGCTCTTACAACTATCAGGGaccacaaaacaacaactatcAGGCTCCTCAGAACAACAACTATCAGGCACCACAGAATAACTATCAACCACAGCCTCAGCAACAGTCGGGACCTCAGCACTCTGCGGGACAACAAAATGATGGCTCATACAACTACGGTTCGCCCGCACCAGCACCGGCCCCAGCACCAGCTCCAGTTCAACAATCTTACGCTGTTCCTGCTCCAGCTCCAGCCCCTCAAAATGATGGCTCATACAACTACGGTTCGCCCGCACCAGCACCGGCCCCAGCACCAGCTCCAGTCCAACAATCTTATGCTGCTCCTGCTCCAGCTCCAGCCCCTCAAAATGATGGCTCTTACAACTATGGCTCACCTGCACCAGCTCCAGTCCAACAATCTTACGCTGGTCCGGCCCCAGCTCCAGTACAACAATCTTACGCTGCTCCTGCCCCAGCTCCAGCCCCTCAAAATGATGGATCTTACAACTACGGTTCGCCTGCACCAGCCCCAGCACCGGCACCAGCTCCAGTGCAACAATCTTACGCTGCTCCCGCTCCCGCTCCTCATCAGCATTCAGGACAGCAAAACGATGGCTCTTATAACTATGGTTCGCCAGCGTCTGCACCAGCACCAGCTCCAGTCCAACAATCTTATGCCGCTCCAGCTCCGGCTCCGGCTCCAGCACCAGCTCCAGCTCCCCAATATAGTAACGGACAGCAAAATGATGGTTCTTACAATTATGGATCTCCAGCACCAGCACCTGAGCAGCATTCATATCCAGCTCCAGCTCCAGCTCTTCAATACAGTTCTGGACAACAAAATGATGGCTCTTATAACTACGGTTCCCCAGCACCAGCGCCTGAACAGCAATCATATGCAGCCCCAGCTCCAGCACCGGCACCAGCACCCGCTCCAGCTCCAGCTCCAGCTCCACAACAACACGCACACCAACAAAATGATGGATCCTATAACTATGGTTCACCAGCACCAGCTCCAGTCCACCAATCACAGTTATCAGGGCCATCATATCCTTCTGCACCCGCTCCAGCTGCACCTTCATACTCGGCTCCACCTCAACAATCTTATTCAGCTCCAGCGGCACCTTCTAACGAATATCTGCCACCAGCATCAGCTCCTGCCCCAGCTCCAGAGCAAGATCACTACTCAGCTCCAGCTCCAGCACCTCAAGTTTCCAACGAATACTTGCCTCCAGCACCACAGCCACGTAGCTACAACGCCCCATCACAACAATCTTACTCTGGACCTGCTCAGCAGAATTATGCAGCCCCAGCCCCACAAGTTTCAAACGAGTACCTTCCACCTGCATCAGCACCAGCACCACAAAGTTATTCATCTCCGCAGCAGGAAAGTCACGGACAGCACCAATCTGGTGGAGATGATTTAAGCCATACTGTTGTACAAACATCTTCTGGTTATCAGGGAGAAAACCATGCTGCAGCTCCATCACCAAACCAGCAATCATACGAAGCTCCTGCCCCTGCCCCTGCTCCTGAGTATTTACCACCACAGCAATCGTACTCTGCTCCACCTCAACAACACTACTCTGCTCCACCTCAACAATCTTACTCGGGTCCAGCTCAGCAGTCGTACTCAGCTCCAGCTCAACAATCGCATTCTGAGCCTGCTCCTGCGCCAGTAAATCAGCAATACTTACCTCCTACGCCTGTACAACAATCACTTTTCACCCCAGCACAGGGTAACCAAGGCTATTCCTCTCATTCACACGGTCCTGCCCAACAATCATATTCAGCACCAGCACAAGAGTCTTACTCTGCCCCAGCTCCTGCTCCAGCACCTGTTAGCAATGAATATTTGCCACCAGCACCAGTAAAACAAGCTGCACCAGCCCCTgcaccagcaccagcaccagcTCCAAGCCCAGTTAGTCATCAATCTTATTCGGCACCAGCACCAGCTCCGGCTCCAGCGCCAGTTAGTAGAGAGTATCTGCCTCCatcgcaacagcaacaatcccATGCTGGCCCAGCACAACCACAAGTCAATCAACAACCTTACACAGCTTCATTCCCAGCTCCAGCACAACAGTCGTATCCCTCTCCAGCTCCGGTTAACAATGAATATCTACCACCTGTTTCAGCACCAGCACCAGCTGCTCCATCTTACCAAGCCCCAGCAGCGCCTTCTTATTCGCTTCCAGCGGCGCCTTCTTACTCGGCTCCAGCAGCACCATCTTACTCCGCGCAAGCCGGTCCATCTTACTCTGCTCCCGCTCCAGCTCCAGTTAGCCAAGAATACTTGCCACCAGCAACACAGAGCTACTCGGCTCCAGCTCCAGCACCAGTGCAACATAGCAGCCATTCCGGTGGCGCCGTTTTAAGTCAAACTGTTGAGCAAACCTCTTCGGGCTACCAATCCGGGAGTAATTCTCAAAGCCAATCGCCACAATACGAGACTCCCTCTGCTCCAGCAGTGGCTCCACAAGCTGGTCCAAGCTTCCACGCCTCATCGCATGCAACGGCGGCGGAAGTCAGCAATCAAGACTCTGGCACCGAATACGGTAGCAACG TTGAGTGTAGCCAACCGTTAACGGAGAACCTAAATAAAATG AAATTCTTTATTGCTATCACTTTTGCCGTTATTGCCACCGTTGCTGGTGATGCCAGCCACGTGGCCAATACCTACTTGCCACCATCAGCTGCTGCTAGCTCCATTTCTTCTGAGTACCTGCCACCAAGCTACTCGTCTGCTGCATCGGCTCCAGCTCCCAGTGTGATCTATGCCGCACCATCATCAGTCTCCTACTCAGCACAAAGACCAGCACCCGCTGCATCAGTTCAGAGAGTTTCATACGCCGCACCAGCTCAATCTTATTCAGCTCCAGCTCGTTCATTCTCCTCATACTCAGCTCCAgttgctgctgcttctgctCCAGTTTCCTACTCAGCTCCAGCTGTCTCCTACTCCGCACCAGCTGCCTCATACTCCGCTCCAGCTCGTTCATTCTCCTCATACTCAGCTCCAgttgctgctgcttctgctCCAGTTTCGTACTCAGCTCCAGCTGTCTCCTACTCCGCACCAGCTGCCTCATACTCCGCTCCAGCTCGTTCCTTCTCCTCGTACTCAGCTCCAgttgctgctgcttctgctCCAGTTTCCTACTCAGCTCCAGCTGTCTCCTACTCCGCACCAGCTGCCTCATACTCCGCTCCAGCTCGTTCCTTCTCCTCATACTCAGCTCCAgttgctgctgcttctgctCCAGTTTCCTACTCCGCTCCAGCTGTCTCCTACTCCGCACCAGCTGCCTCATACTCCGCTCCAGCTCGTTCCTTCTCCTCATACTCAGCTCCAgttgctgctgcttctgctCCAGTTTCCTACTCCGCTCCAGCTGTCTCATACTCCGCTCCAGCTGCCTCATACTCCGCACCAGCTGCCTCATACTCCGCTCCAGTTGCTTCCGCTTCATACTCCGTACCTTCATACTCCGGTGTTGATACCGCCTACGGTGCCAACGGTGGCTACATCTACCGCAAACGTCGTTAG
- the LOC105208931 gene encoding uncharacterized protein LOC105208931 isoform X2, producing the protein MLFLVLLPLFCVGGALTQTVHEPMTEHIYFYPRPGDEASHNIYVKPTDLITRHRLQLVTDWPYPGVMGGHVHKPIDLVATAEVSSQPIFFRRRDNLANVKLKPKQNILYLQLPMLTQSNLHNPSESENKVV; encoded by the coding sequence ATGTTGTTCCTCGTTCTATTACCCTTGTTTTGCGTCGGCGGCGCGCTCACCCAAACGGTACACGAACCTATGACCGAGCATATTTACTTTTATCCACGACCCGGCGATGAGGCGTCGCATAATATTTACGTCAAACCCACAGATCTTATAACGCGTCATCGCTTACAGCTTGTAACGGACTGGCCCTATCCGGGCGTTATGGGTGGACATGTACACAAACCCATCGATTTGGTCGCCACCGCCGAGGTTAGCTCGCAGCCCATTTTCTTTCGCCGCCGTGACAATCTCGCCAATGTCAAACTCAAGCCGAAGCAGAATATCTTGTATCTACAATTGCCGATGTTGACACAGAGTAATCTACATAATCCTAGTGAAAGTGAGAATAAAGTTGTATAA